Proteins from a single region of Synchiropus splendidus isolate RoL2022-P1 chromosome 3, RoL_Sspl_1.0, whole genome shotgun sequence:
- the LOC128755933 gene encoding salivary glue protein Sgs-3-like, with translation SETTTLEQSTTPEPTTTETTSLEPTTTETTTLEQSTTLETTTAETT, from the exons tcggaaactactactttagaacaatcaactacaccagaaccaaccaccACTGAAACTACAagtctggaaccaaccact acagaaactactactttagaacagtcaaccacactggaaacaaccacagctgaaacgaca
- the LOC128755932 gene encoding salivary glue protein Sgs-3-like, giving the protein MTSEPTTVDTTTLEQSTTLEATTSENTTSEQTTAETATIEPSTTLEQTTSESTASTPTTEPTTIETTSLEPTTTESTTSEPTTAET; this is encoded by the exons ATGACATCGGAACCAACCACAGTGGACactactactttagaacaatcaaccacactggaagcAACCACTTCTGAAAATACTACATCAGAAcaaaccacagcggaaactgcTACtatagaaccatcaaccacattggaacaaaccacttctgaaagtaCGGCATCAAcaccaaccacag aaccaaccacaattGAAACTACAAGTCTGGAGCCAACCACTACTGAAAGTACAacgtcagaaccaaccacagcggaaact